In Carya illinoinensis cultivar Pawnee chromosome 10, C.illinoinensisPawnee_v1, whole genome shotgun sequence, one DNA window encodes the following:
- the LOC122278922 gene encoding ankyrin repeat-containing protein ITN1-like produces MVQNHSSFLFDAAISGNVEFLIILIRSYPDLIWSLDEKKRSIFHFAIIYRQESVFNLIYELGAIKGISALYTDNHHNNMLQLAAEIAPPDRLNIISGAALKLQRELLWFKEIEKIVQPSYRKKKNIDENKKTLDTPWELFTKTHKNLHKEGEKWMKDTANYGMLVATMIATVVFTTAFTVPGGNNQELGTAILLSGKWFMAFFISDAIALVSSSTSILTFLSILTSRYADKDFLYSLPARLLLGLATLFISIASMVIAFSATCFLVYDSEITCSNYYNKFGCHSSYIVFNFTL; encoded by the exons ATGGTTCAAAACCATTCGTCTTTCCTTTTTGATGCTGCAATATCAGGGAACGTTGAGTTTCTAATTATACTTATACGATCATATCCTGATCTCATATGGAGTTTAGACgagaaaaaaagaagtataTTTCACTTTGCTATTATATATCGGCAAGAGAGTGTATTCAATCTAATATATGAGCTAGGTGCCATCAAGGGTATCAGCGCCCTCTATACTGACAATCACCATAACAATATGTTGCAGTTAGCTGCAGAAATAGCTCCTCCAGACCGACTAAATATCATATCAGGGGCAGCACTTAAATTGCAACGAGAGCTATTGTGGTTTAAG GAGATAGAAAAGATTGTTCAACCTTCAtacagaaagaagaagaatatagATGAAAACAAGAAAACTTTAGATACACCATGGGAATTATTTACGAAGACACATAAGAATTTGCACAAAGAAGGTGAAAAGTGGATGAAGGACACTGCAAACTATGGCATGCTTGTGGCGACAATGATTGCCACTGTAGTTTTCACTACAGCCTTCACTGTACCAGGTGGCAACAATCAAGAATTAGGCACTGCAATTTTATTAAGTGGCAAATGGTTTATGGCGTTCTTCATATCAGATGCAATTGCATTGGTCTCCTCATCGACATCGATATTAACGTTCTTGTCAATCCTCACATCACGCTATGCAGACAAGGATTTCCTGTACTCATTACCTGCAAGGTTGTTGCTTGGACTTGCAACACTTTTCATCTCTATAGCAAGCATGGTGATAGCTTTCAGCGCTACCTGCTTTCTGGTATACGACAGTGAAATCACGTGTTCCAATTATTATAACAAGTTTGGCTGCCATTCCAGTTACATTGTTTTTAACTTTACATTATAG